Below is a window of Undibacterium sp. YM2 DNA.
CTGACTTGCAAAAACATCTGACGAATGACAAGGAAAAAGAAGTCGCCCGTCCTAAGGTCGATGAAGCCGAAGAAGAGCAACGCCTGATCGCGCTGGCGAAAAAGAGCAAGCCTCTGGAATACGGCGGTGCCGAAGACTTCCAGCTGGCCCAGGCCCTGAACCACCTGAAAGGTTTGCCAGTCAAGGTCACTGAAGCCAAGGTCATCGATAAAGAAGGCAAGGAAGGCAAAGACAGCAGCAAGGAAGCTGACAAGCCAGCCAAAACTGACAAAGCCGACCACAAGACCGAGCACAAAACAGATAGCAAGAAAAAATAAACCCTAAAATTAACCTTCATAAAAAGGCCGCTTACTCCAACAGCGGCCTTTTTTACGACGATGAACGATCAGCAACTCTTACGCTATTCCCGTCACATCTTGCTGGACCAGATAGGTATAGAGGGTCAGCAAAAAATCACGGAAGCACATGCACTCATCATCGGTGCCGGTGGCCTGGGTTCACCTGCTGCCCTTTACCTGGCCAGCGCCGGTGTGGGTACGATCACCCTGGTCGATAATGACAGTGTCGATCTGACCAATCTGCAAAGACAGATCATGCACACCACGGCAGCCGTGGGCATGGCCAAGGTCAGTTCAGGCAAGCACACGCTGGAAGCGATCAACCCTGAAATACGCATCATTGCCTTGCAGGAGCGGGCTGCCGATGCACGCCTGGAAGAACTGGTCAGCCAGGTCAGCATCGTGCTCGACTGCTGTGACAATTTCGCTACCCGCCATGCCGTGAATGCTGCCTGTGTCAAATTTGGAGTACCGCTGGTATCTGGTGCAGCGATCAGTTTTGATGGCCAGATCAGCGTGTTTGATAGCCGCGATGAAGAATCTCCTTGCTATGCCTGCCTGTTCCCACCCGACCAGCCTTTTGAAGAAGTGCTGTGTTCCAGCATGGGCGTGTTTTCACCGCTGGTGGGCATCATAGGCAGCATGCAGGCCGCAGAAGCCCTGAAAGTCATCATGGGCATAGGCCAGGCACTGTCAGGCCGCCTGCTGTTGCTGGATGCCTTGCGCATGGAATGGAATAGCATAGGCATCAGCAAAAATAGCCAATGCTCTGTTTGCGGACAAACTCATCCAGGCTAAATCTGTACTTTACAACTGCAGCTTAAAACTACACCTCACAACTACACTTCAAAATTCATCAAGGACTATATGTATACTCTTTACTATTGCCCTGGCACCGCCAGCATGGTCGTTCATCTGGCACTACTGGAAATTGGCGCTGCCCATGAATTGAAACTCGTCGATGTAGAAAAAAACCAGCAAAAAGATCCCGATTATCTGCGTCTGAATCCAAATGGTGTCGTGCCTACCCTGGTCATCGATAACCGCCCTTATCTGGAATCCGCCGCCTTGTTGATGCTGCTGGCAGAGCGCCACCCGGAAGCTGGCCTTGCACCCGCCGCTGGCACCGTTGAACGCGATCTGTGGCGGCAGTGGATCATCTTCATCAGCGGCAGCCTGCAATCGGCATTCCGTGCCTGGTTTTATCCGGCTGAACTGGGTTTTACCGAGCATAGTGAAGCCAGCAAAGCGGCCTTGCAAAAACGTATCGCAGCCATCTGGGACCAGCTTGACCTGCACCTGAGCAAGAATGGCCCCTATCTGCTCGGCGAGACTTTTTCCGGCGCAGATTTGCAATTGACCATGCTGATGCGCTGGTCACGCAATATGCCACGTCCGGCAACGCAATGGCCAGCCTTGAACAAACTCGCGCAACTGATCATCGCCCGCCCTAGCTGGCAAAAGATGGTGCGCATCGAAGGCCTGGAAACCTGGCCTAAAACCAGTAATTAATTCCTCCGCATGCAAAAGACTGCTCTTAATCTGTACAAGGCGACTCAGGCAGCGACCATGGACTTGCCCGAGGTCACCATCGCCGAGCACCTTGGTGTACGCACCCTGCATCTGTCTTCTGATGCGATACAGGGTGCCATGCGCATGGCCGTGCCTGACCAGATAGAGCTGGAATATGTGCAGCAAATGATGATGTGGATGCTGTTCAAATATAAACCGCAGCACGTTGTGCAACTGGGCCTGGGTGCAGCCGCGCTGACCAAGTTCTGTTACCGCAATTTTCCACAGGCCAGGGTCACTGCGATAGAACTGAACCCCAAGGTCATCGCCACCTGCCACCAGCATTTCAAACTACCGGTCAACGATGAACGCCTGCAAGTGCTGTGCATGAATGCGCTGGACTATGTCAACAACAGCGCCAACCACGGCCAGGCTGATGTCTTGCAAATTGATTTGTATGATGCCGCTGCCGAAGCCCCGGCACTCGGCAGCGCCGCGTTCTACCAGGCCTGTGCCAATTGCCTCAGCGATGATGGCATGCTGACCGTGAACCTGTTTGGCAATCCACAAAATTACCGCGCCAACTGCAATGCCAATATTGCTGCCTTGCAAGAGGCTTTTGATGCCGTGGTCTGGCTGCCACTGGTGCACGATGCCAACACGGTGGCCATCGCCTTCAAACAAGCCCCGTCAGTCGATTTTGAAGACTTGTATGAACGCGCAACGGCAATACGCCTGGCCTGTAAATTACCGGCTGCAAAATGGGTGAATGGTTTGAAGGCCTGGATGGCGGAACACACCTAAGCCGCTCGCGTAGTAACTATGCCCGCCTCTGCCGCCCATTGCTCCAGGTTCTGGCGTTTGATGGCGGCTGCCATCAGGTCAGGGAATAAATCCGGCGTGCAGGCAAAGCAATGCGCCCCCATGGCCGTCAGTGTGGCGGCGTTGTGGTGGTCATAGGATGGTGCGCCATTATCATCAAGTGCCAGCAGGCAAATCACGCTGACGCCATTGCGTATCATGCTGGCTGCCCTTTGCAGCATTTCCTTGTTATTGCCGCCTTCATACAAATCACTGATGAGGACGAAGATGGTTTCCCTTGGTCTTTGCACCAGCCCCTGACAATAAGCCAGTGCCCGGTTGATATCGGTACCGCCACCGAGTTGCGTGCCAAATAAAACCTCTACCGGGTCACTCAATAAATGGCTTAAATCCATGACCACGGTATCGAATACCACGACAGAAGTGCTGACTGATTTGATACTGGCCAGCACCGCACCAAACACACTGGCATACACGACCGAGGGTGCCATGGAACCGCTCTGGTCTATGCACAGGACGATATCGCGCAAGGACTGGCCCTTGCGGCCAAAACCTATGCGCGTCTCAGGGATGATGGTCTGGTAGTCATGCTGGTAATGCCTGAGATTGGCCTTGATGGTACGCATCCAGTCTATCTCGTTGTGGCGTGGCCTCAGGTTACGTACCGCACGCTGCAGACTGCCGGCCACGGCCTGGCGCAATGGCGTGCCCAGCTTTTTCTCCAGTTCCTGCACCACCTTGGCAACCACCTGGCGCGCAGTCGCCTTGGTTTTGTTGGGCATGACACGGTTCAGGCTCAGCAGGGTGGCGACCAGATGCACATCCGCCTCTACGGCCTGCAACATTTCTGGCTCCAGCAGCATTTGCTGCAAACCCAGGCGATCCAATGCATCCCGCTGCATGACTTGCACGACAGAAGAAGGGAAATAATCACGGATATCTCCCAGCCAGCGTGCGACGCTGGGCGCGGATGAACCCAGGCCAGCACGCTTGCCTGACTGTTGCTCATTCGGCTCATAAAGAGCGTTTAAAGCACGGTCTATGGCCAGGTCTTGCTGCGACAGGTCTGAGCCAGCTTGCTCAGCCTCGCTGCCCAGTACCAGTCGCCAGCGACGCAGGTTTTCTGCTGAACTTACTGTTGCATTTTCTATTAAATTTTCTGTTAACTTCGGCTCATTACTCATGCATTTGCTCCCGGCTGATCATCATGCAAAGTCTTGCCTAATATAGCCTGTAATACCGGTATCACCAGTCTTGCCCTGCTCTGGTCAAGCGCAGTGTCGGTATGTAGCGTCACTGCTGCTGCGCCCTTGCTGGCGACAGCGCGCTCACCGAGTTGATAGCGCTCGGGTCCGGCAAAACTGGAGAAGGTACGGCGCAGCAAGGGCAAGAGTTCAATAAAGGTTTCTGCACCAAGACTGGCCATCCAGGAATTGATCAACTGCCATAGCATGTCATTGTGTATCAGCAAGGCACCGCTGCCTTGCAAGAAGCCTTCTATCCAGTGCGCAGTCAGCAGAGGCGTCTGCGCATGGGAACAATGTACCGCCAGTTGCTGGCCAGCCTGCTCTTCGCTCCACTGCCCTTGCTCAGTCAGTATGCGGGCACAGCGTCCAGCGATCAGGCCATGTGAACTCTCCTGCCTTGCAGTCTGTACCAGCGAGGCAAACCAGTTGTTCAGGTAATCCTCATTCTGCAGCATGCGCACAGCCTGGTCGGCGGCGATGAGGTCCTTGACCATTTGTGCTGCAGGTTCATCAGCCAGGCCTCTGGCACCAACTGGCAGGGCAATACAGATGCGGCTCAGCAGCTTGCTGACTACCAGTTCCATTGCCGCTGTATCGGTATTACGTACATTGCCATAACGCATGGCATTCGCCAGCGCTGGCAATGCCGCCAGCATATAGCCAAGATCAGGAGTCAGGGCACTGACCTCCTCTAGCCTGCGCATGACGTCATGCAGGGCCATGCCGAGATTGGCGAGCAATACCCGTTCTACCAGTTTGGTCAGTTCCGGCAAAGTCTGTGCCCGTCTTGCCATGTCGATGACATAGGCACTGGCTGCAGTTTCCAGCGTGCTGCCCCAGATATTCGCTTCTATGAGCTTGATCGCAAAATCAGGTTGCCATTCCAGCCGCCATGCTTCATGAAAGGTGCCGGTTTTGCCGCGCAAGTGCTGGCGCTTGCCCCAGTCTATGCCCAGCAGGGAAAGACGGTAGAGCAGATTACTTTTTTCCAGATGCGCCGCTTCGCGCAAATCCAGTTCAAGATCAGTGCTGTCTGCACGCACTGCCATGCGGAATTTCTTTTGCAGCAAGGCGACGTTTTGCGGCAGCGGCAAGTTCGGTGCATCTGCAGGCACGGCACCGAGCCTGTCATTGAGTAGCAACTCCCTGCGTATCAGGCGCAGCGGTGCATCACTGTCATAACAAAACACGGCACGCGTGGCTTCCATGATTTCATCAAGGCCAGGACGATGACGGTCACGCAGTGCTGCCAGCGTATCTGCCAGGCGTGTGGCCTCAATAATATGGGCCGATGAGGCATCAAGATCATGCTTGCGCAGCAAATTCGCCACGTCACTCAACCAGAATAAAACCGCCTGCTCTGGCTGATGCCATAAATGATGATACCAGCCAGGTGCCTCGACACCTGCACCATAGCCACTGGCAAATGCCAGCCTGCCATAGCTCCAAGGTGTCCAGGTGGCAGCAACTTTTACCTTGTCCAGCCCCTTGAGGATGTCAGCATCGTGTTTCGCGGTCGGCATCCTGGCCAGTGCAGGCACATGATACGCGCCACAAACAACGGCAATTTTTTGATAACCGGCTTTTTCCGCCTGACGCAGCATTTGCCGCATATAGGCTTCACGACGTACTTCAAGTTGATCCTGAAGTTGATCAGATGCCTGCGTGATTTCTGTACGCACGACTGTCATCATCTCAGCAATTGCGGCAAACAAATCCAGGCTGTCTGTGCGCTGCTCTACCAGATGATCCCACCAGGTTTCTGTATCGGCAAAGCCAGCAGCCTGTGCCAGTACCAACAAAGGATCGGCGCGCACCAGGCGAGCCTGCAGATCCAGCTCCTGAACGGACGCTACTTCTGCATTCTCTTCTTCATTCTCATCTTCTTCGCCTTCATCTTCCTCTGAAGCCTCGCTTTTTTCTGCAGGCAGCAGACGGAATGCCTGCGGCAAGTCACAGAACTGCACAGGGATATTCCCGGCCACGGCAAATTGCAATGCCTGCCATTCTGGCGAAAATGCGGCAAAAGGGTAATACACGGCATTTTGTGGTGCATCCGGCACATACAGTAAGAGCGCAACTGGCGGCTGCATTTCTGCACCGGCAACAAAGGGAATCAGATCATTCGCCTCCGGCGGGCCTTCTATCAGGATGCAATCCGGCTGCAGGGCGTGCAAAGCCTCTTTCAGGCTGCGTGCGCAACCCGGGCCATGATGGCGGATACCAAACAGGTGTGTGCTCATCGTTAAGCACCACCCATGCTGATATTGCTATACGTATTCTTGATACTCATTTTCTTAATGCATGACATCGCGGCAGGCACGATACAGGTCTTTCCAGCCTTCGCGCTCCTTGACCACGGTTTCCAGATATTCCAGCATGACGATCTTGTCCTGCACCGGGTCTTTGACTATCGCGCCTACCATACTGGCTGCGATATCCGCGCCGCGCAAAGTGCCGTCACCAAAATGTGCTGCCAGTGACATGCCATTGGCGATTACGGATATTGCCTCTGCCGCACTCAAGCTGCCGCTGGAATTTTTGAGCTTGGTCTTGCCATCTGCAGTGACGCCATCACGCAGTTCACGGAAGATGGTGACTACCCGGCGTATCTCTTCCAGCGCCGGGATCTCGCCCGGTAATTCCAGTGCACGGCCAAGGCTGGCAACGCGGGTGGCGACGATATTGACTTCTTCATCTGCTGTGCGTGGCAAGGGCAACACAACGGTATTGAAGCGGCGCTTGAGCGCACTCGACAATTCATTGACACCACGATCCCTGTCATTGGCGGTAGCGATAATATTAAAGCCTTTTTGTGCCTGCACTTCTTCATTCAATTCAGAAATCGGCAAGGATTTTTCTGAGAGTATGGTGATCAGGCTATCCTGCACTTCAGTCGGAATACGCGTTAATTCTTCTACCCTGCCTATCTTGCCATCACGCATGGCACGCATGATGGGGCTAGGCACCACAGCGTCCAACGATGGCCCTTTCGATAGCAGGTGGGCGTAATTCCAGCCATAGCGGACAGTCTCTTCACTGGTACCTGCCGTACCCTGTACGATCAGGGTAGAGTCACCGCTGATCGCAGCGGACAAATGCTCTGCTACCCAGGATTTTGCCGTACCGGGTACACCGAGCAATAGCAGCGCCCTGTCGGTTGCGAGTGTGGCTACCGCAATTTCTATGACCCTGGCATTGCCTATGTACTTGGGAGAAATGACGACACCATTATCCAGCGTGCCGCCGAGCAGATAAGTGGCAACAGCCCAGGGCGACAGTTTCCAGCGTGGTGGCCTCTGGCGCGTATCGACGGCAGCCAGGGCTTCCAGTTCATTCGCGTATTGTTCTTCAGCGTGTTGGCGAAGTATGCTGTCATTAGTACTCATTGCTGCTCCAGAAAAGTGTGCATCATTTCGCTACGGAAGCGAAGCAATGCGAGAAAATCATCTATTGTGGTTTGCCATTTATCCCAGTGCGGATCCGCTCGTGGCCAGTCACGTTCATAGTCATGTAATTGCGCTGGATCAATGACCAGCGCCAGAGTATTCAGCACTTGTTTCAGCGACCAGAATTCTGCTGTCAACTCATTCAGCTTATTGCGTACATGCGCCACAATCGCAATCGACAGGGCAGCAGGCAATCGCCTCTTTTGTGCTGCCACCTGCTGGAATAATTCCAGTATGGTCCACACAGAAAAATTCGATGAAGCCTGAGCTGGTGCCAGCAATTCCATGAAGAATTCATATACAAAACCGGATTGCACATTAGCCAGTATCTTATGGACAAAGGGCGACAGAATCGCCCTGTGCTTGCTGTCAGTGTGCATGCTCAGGCGGCTAAATTCCAGACACCAGCCTTCAAACTGCGGTGAGGTATTATCCTGCATGCCTGGTCTGGCAGACAGGGTTTGCAGTGCTGTCGCCCAGCCAGTCAGCAAGACTTGCTGGTAATCTGTCTTTGCTGCCAATGCGAATAATTGTACCGGGCTGAGCTGCCATTTTTCTGACCAGTACAAGGGCGAGACTGCTGCGAGCATGTCCAGCAACCAGCCAGCTTTTTCACCTGTGCCGTGATAAGTGGTGCTGCCCACACCATCACGCTGCATGGCTTTATCACGTTCGAGTGGCAGGCAGACTACCAGTTCAGTATCACCGGTAATGTCCGGTCTGATGCTCAGCAAAGTATCCAGTCTGGCGCGCATGCGCAGTTCAAGCAAAGAATCTGGCAGGCTCAATAACAAAGTTTGCGCGGTTGTGCGCACTTCCTTGCGTTTATCGTCGAGTGCGCGCTCCAGAAATTCCTGATCGGCTACGCTCAAATTTTCTTTCAAACACTGTATCAGGCGTATGCGATGCTCAGGTGGCTCGGTACTCCAGACTTCCTGCAGCATGGTGAGGCCCAGTTCCGGGTCTTTGCTACGGCTGAGTCGCAATACCTCCAGCCTTTGCTCCACCGTGCCGGTTTCCCATAGCTCATCCTCAACCAGCTCTGTATCTGCCTGCCAGTTCCAGGCCGGGTTCTGCCTTGCCAGCCATTTGCCACGCTCGCCCATGACTGCGGCGACATAGGGCCGGAAAACAGGCTGCGTGCGCCCAAGTTCCAGCATGGCAGGTAAAAATTTGTAGGGCAAATGACAGCCATACTGCCTTGCCAGGCTCAGCCATTCAAAACGCAGTTCGGGATAAGTGCCCTGCAATAATAAAGATAATTTTGTTTCTGCCTGTTGCGGGCAAGGCTGGAGTTTTTCATCGGCGGCTATTGCAGTGGCGCGGCTGGTGATTGCCAAAGTCTGTGCCCCGGCACGCGTCCATAAGTCCAGTGCCGCGATGCGTTCCCACAGATCCGATTCGGGCATATCAGCCTGCTTTGTTGCATCAGCAAAAACGCTATCCTGCAAGGCGGCAGGCAAGTCATTCTGCGCTTGCGCTCCGGCGCGTGAAGTGCCCAGCAACAGAGATTTTTTTATGCTGGCGGTAAGCATCGACGTCATAGGAGACAATCACTTTCAAGACTCAAGAATTGCCGATCTGTCTGTACCGAGAGTGGGGTAAAACAATAGCCATCCCATTCACCTACCAATGTCATGGGCTGACCACCACTGACGGCCTGCAATTGCCATCCATAGGCAAAGTTTTCTGGCAAGTGCAGGGCTTGCTGGTCAGGCAAAATGGCAAGCCCGCGTTCACCATCCAGTTGCAGGCGTAGCCCGGACAAACTCAGTGGCAGGCGTTCGATAAAGGGATTGGCGGCAATTGCCCTGGCATAGCTTTGCATACCTGCGTCAAATTGCGTAGCCGGGAATTGATATTCTTTAATGACGCTGACATTGCGCTGATCCTTGATCAAGGCACGCAGAGGAGCTGCCCCCGGATAAAACACCAGTTCGCCCTCAAATTCACTACCGACGGCGATAGGCCGGTCAAAGCCCTGGGTACCAACGGCATATTGCAAAAACATTGCCCACAGCCCGCTGCTCTTACCGCATAAATAGGTGATGCGTGTACGCACACGCTCGTCATCACGGGTTTTCTGCGCCACTACCTGCCAGCAATCGACTTGCCCGGCTTGCGCCAGCAAACTATCCTGACTCTGGTTCCAGCCCAGCATGCTGCGCACATCTTCCTGCAAATCGGGTGTCAGGCTTTCTATCTTTTGATAAGCCCTGATCAGCAGATAAATGGCGGCTATTTCACGTGCCAGTTGTTCTTCCCAATCGCTGATGCTGGTTTGAAAAGCCAGCCTGCCTGCGCGTGACAGACGGCCAGCCAACGGTGCCATCTGTGCATCAACCATACGTGCTGCGATGGCATCCCACTGAGCGGTACCGGCATTACGCAAGCTTGAAAAACCTTCCCTGGCGAGATCTTCCAGCCAGGTCTGCAATTCCTGCAAACCACGGGCAACTTTGGCCTCGCGTTTTTCTTCACGCTTTTGCGCCTGCTCTGCCTGCTGTGCAAGTTTTTCAGGCGTCAGGTTTTGCAGCTTTTCTTCTGCTGTTTCCTGTTTCTTCGTGGCGCGGGCTTCGCGGCTTTGCAACCAGTCCAGGTTCCATTGCGGTGCCGCTGTCGCAGCAAATAATTCTGCTTTTCCTGAGTACAGCAAAAACAGGCCCAGCCCATGCTTGCAAGGGAATTTACGGCTGGGGCAACTACATTTGAAAGCAGGCTCACGCAAATCTATCTGGGCGCGATAAGGGGTGGAGCCACTACCCTGGCATTCGCCCCAGACAGCAATGTCGGAATTGCCGAGATTACTCCATTTGGAGGCTGTTGCCAATGCACTGCCAGCTTTTGCTGAACTGGCATCAGGCGCGAGTGCAAGAATTTGATCGGTACTTAAAGTCACTTGTTTGAGCGTAACGTTTTACTGTGTAGATTGCTGTCTTAGTTTCTGACATTCATGATCAGGTCAAAGTGCTTGCAAGGCCCTGACAGGTTCCCGCATCAACAGCACTTTTCTTGGCTCAGCATTTAATCATACTTTTATGACAAGCGGAAAATTTCAGCTTCTTCTTGCCATTTTTTCTTCACAGTAGAACCGCAATGCACGGAAACTTACCCAGCGTCTGCTTCTTCATGATGACAGCAAACACACAACTTGTTGCCATCTGGGTCGCGGAAATAAGCGCCATAGTAATTTGGATGATACTGCGGACGCAAACCCGGTGGTCCTTCGCAAGTGCCGCCATGTGCCAGTGCTGCGTCGTAGGCACGCTGCACCGTTGCACGCGAGGCAGCCAGCAATGCCACCATCTGGCCATTGCCATGCTGTGCGGCTTCGCCGTTATAAGGTTTGCCTATGACAAACAAAGGGCGTGGCTGGTCTGCTGACATCCAGCCTGCCCAGGGCTTGCCTGCATCCTTGAATTTCAAGACCAGGCCCAACTCAGTCATGAGGGGAGAGTAGAACGAAAAAGATTTCTCAAAATCCTGTATACCTGTGAATACATGGGAGATCATGCTACATCCTTTGCGCTTATTGCGTCATTACTGTGTAAAAATCCTGACCGGTATCTGTGCCTGCTCAGCAAGTGTCACGGCATGTAGTGTACCGCGAGCGCAACCAGGTTTGCCATAGTCGGCATGAAAAGCCAGCACCAGGTCTATGCCTGTCGCCAGCATTCTGACATTCAGGCCCTTCCATCCTTCACCAGGAAATGCGCGGTAGTCAGCATTGGTTTTTTTCATCGCTTCGACTGCAAAACCAAATTCCAGTGCAACTGCTTTGGCGTGCGCATCTATGCCAGGCGTATCACCTGTGACGATGATGGTCGCAGGCGGTAGCTGAGCCAGTTCGCGGCGGATAGCGGCCTGGCCTTCCCACTGAGTGGCACCTGTAATCAATACTCTCATACAGCAAAGTCTAGCACGGCTAGCTCAATGATTCTTTTTGGCCAGACCCAGGTAGGTATCGATCACGCGCTGGTCATTTGCCAGTTCTGCGGCATCACCTTCGAGCGCAATCTGCCCGGTTTCCAGCACATAGGCATAGTCGGCCACCTGCAAGGCGGCGCGGGCATTTTGCTCTACCAGTAGAATCGCAACGCCGGTTTGCTTGAGACGCTGGATAATGTGAAAAATCTCCTTGACGATCAGTGGTGCAAGGCCAAGGCTAGGTTCATCGAGCATCAGCAATTGCGGCTTGGCCATGAGCGCACGGCCTACTGCCAGCATCTGGCGTTCACCGCCTGACAATGTCCCTGCTTCTTGTGTGCGTCTTTCTTTGAGGCGCGGGAACAGATCGAAGACGACATCGAGCTGGTCAGCATAATTTTTTTCACCGGCCTGGTAGCGGCGATAGCTGCCCAGCAAAAGATTGTCTTCGACCTTCATGCTGGCGAACAGCTCGCGTTTTTCTGGCACCAGTGACATGCCCTGGGCAACACGATTTTCTATACTGACGCTGGCGAGGTTTTTATCCGATAAAAGTATCTGACCGCGCATGCTGCCACTGGCAGGCAGGGCACCGGCGATGGCATTGAGCATCGTCGATTTTCCCGCACCATTCGGGCCGATGACGGTAACGATTTGCCCGACACCGACACGTATATTGGCAGGTTGCAAAGCCTCTACCTTGCCATAGAATACTTGCAGATCCTTGGTTTGCAATAGGGCCGGTTCAGACAAGGATGTCGTCGCCAGGATGACTGGCGTGGTGTCTGCAGAATTTGTAGTCGTCATCAATCTATCCCACCCAGATAAGCTTCCAGCACAGCCGGATGTTGTTGTACGTCTTGTGGCAAGCCTTCGGCAATCTTGGTGCCGAATTCCATGACCACCAGTTGATCTGTCAGATTCATGACGAAATCCATGTCATGCTCGACCAGCAGGATACTCATACCCTCTGCACGCAGCTTGCGCAAGAGCTCGGCCAGTTCCTGTTTTTCCTTATAACGCAAGCCGGCGGCTGGCTCATCTAGTAGCAGCAAACTAGGATCGCAGCACAGTGCCCTGGCGATTTCCAGTATGCGTTGCTGGCCCAGGGCCAGGCTGCCTGCTTCTTCATTGATCAGATGTGCCAAACCTACCCTTTCCAACTGCCTTTTTGCCTCTGCCAACAGTGAATTTTCTACCTTGCCGTCACGGCGCAAGATGCTGGCAATGACTTCCATGACATCACCACCCTTGGCACGCAAATGCGCACCTATCGCGACGTTTTCGAGTACTGTCATGCTGGCCAGCAAACGCACATGCTGGAAACTGCGGCCTATGCCCAGCTTGACGATTTCACGCGAAGGCAGGTTGGCGATGTCCTGCAATTTGCCATCACGGTAAAAACGCACGGCACCACTGGTCAAGGGCAAGACGCCGGTGACCAGGTTGAACATCGTTGATTTGCCTGCACCATTCGGGCCTATCAGGCCAACGATCTGCCCGGCGCTGACAGTGAACTGCATGTCATTCACGGCAACCAGGCCGCCAAATTGCTTGCGCGCCTTGTCGATTTCGAGGATGACGGTATCGACTGGCGGTTTGGCACGTACTGGCAATATTGCAGCATCTGCAGCGACCTGTATGCCCTTATCTTCTGGCAGCCATTTGGCAAACAGGCGCTTGCTCCAGCTGGCTAAATAAGGCCAGACACCATCACGTGCGCGTTGCAGCAACAAGACCAGCAAGACACCGAACACGATGACTTCAAAATTTCCATTTGCCCCCAGCAATGCAGGCAAGATGCTTTGCAGTTTGTCTTTCAGCAGCGTCAGCAGGGCTGAGCCCAACAAGGCTCCCCAGACATGACCAGCACCACCCACCACGGCCATGAACAGGTATTCAATACCGGCATTCAAGCCAAATGGCGTGGGATTGACGGCGCGTTGCAAGTGCGCATACAACCAGCCGGAAACACTGGCCAGCATGGCAGCGATGACGAAGATGATGACTTTCATGCGTGCAGTATTGACACCCATGGCTTCTGCCATGACGCCACCACCTTTTAGTGCGCGTATGGCACGGCCAGGACGTGATTGCAGCAGATTTTGTACCGCAACTATCGCCAGCAACAATATCACCCAGATCAGGCCAAACATGCTGCGTCCTGTATCGAGTTTAAGTCCCACGATTTCTATGGGAGGTATGCCATTCAGGCCATCATATTTGCCGAGGAATTCGAGGTTACCAAACAGGAAGAATAGCGACAGCCCCCAGGCGATAGTCCCCAGTGGCAGATAGTGGCCGGACAGGCGCATGGTAATCAGGCCTATCGCCAGTGCTGCCACCATGGTCAGCACCAGGCCAGCCAGCAAACCCAGCCACGGCGAATAACCCAGGGCCGTGCTCAGATAGGCCGTGGAGTAAGCACCGAGGCCAACAAAAGCTGCCTGGCCAAAAGAGGTCATGCCGCCTACCCCTGTCAGCAAGACCAGGCCCAGCGCGACGATCGCATACAGGCCTATGTAGTTGGCCAGAGTGATCCAGAATTCAGGTACCGGCACCAGGGGGAACAGCAAGACCAGCG
It encodes the following:
- a CDS encoding ATP-binding cassette domain-containing protein; translated protein: MKALLTNGIKHGKWILLALVLLFPLVPVPEFWITLANYIGLYAIVALGLVLLTGVGGMTSFGQAAFVGLGAYSTAYLSTALGYSPWLGLLAGLVLTMVAALAIGLITMRLSGHYLPLGTIAWGLSLFFLFGNLEFLGKYDGLNGIPPIEIVGLKLDTGRSMFGLIWVILLLAIVAVQNLLQSRPGRAIRALKGGGVMAEAMGVNTARMKVIIFVIAAMLASVSGWLYAHLQRAVNPTPFGLNAGIEYLFMAVVGGAGHVWGALLGSALLTLLKDKLQSILPALLGANGNFEVIVFGVLLVLLLQRARDGVWPYLASWSKRLFAKWLPEDKGIQVAADAAILPVRAKPPVDTVILEIDKARKQFGGLVAVNDMQFTVSAGQIVGLIGPNGAGKSTMFNLVTGVLPLTSGAVRFYRDGKLQDIANLPSREIVKLGIGRSFQHVRLLASMTVLENVAIGAHLRAKGGDVMEVIASILRRDGKVENSLLAEAKRQLERVGLAHLINEEAGSLALGQQRILEIARALCCDPSLLLLDEPAAGLRYKEKQELAELLRKLRAEGMSILLVEHDMDFVMNLTDQLVVMEFGTKIAEGLPQDVQQHPAVLEAYLGGID